A stretch of Porites lutea chromosome 5, jaPorLute2.1, whole genome shotgun sequence DNA encodes these proteins:
- the LOC140936816 gene encoding neuronal acetylcholine receptor subunit alpha-10-like: MRAPDMFPFGPLFTLTIVYSVLKVSAGQPHLDPEHHLLRDVFANYSKEVRPIISKDKPVVVNFDMMFSQLVELNGRSQIMTSKVWIRQSWNNPFLKWNPDDYGGVKFINIDPKLIWKPDIVLYNSIQSDSGEMYKFNTKVVINHNGSCQWYAPTEVKTVCKIDITYFPFDQQRCIMVFGSWTYTSSSLNLKLARKEVDLSGYILNGEWDLVSADAVRNVVKYSCCPDPFIDITYNLTLRRRVTFYLNNLIFPCVALAILTVFAFFLPPEAGERISLIITILLGLTVYTLIFTENIPPTSEVTPLLTKYSTAIMALLGTSLVVSCLVLWTYHRDPSTKMSICFNFVVFKFLAKLLGVKVESEEASKEQPKRKCTPVMVGDRWPTYFPVQRRTVSENGNASPRRSPKQISPTDNAQEFVYPSHIERKFDQVIAKLEAVASSLTCDQEEESKKKKWQTAAQIIDKFFFWLFTIIVIVVTVVMYFTIPKYD; encoded by the exons GTCAGCCTCACCTTGATCCAGAGCACCACCTCTTGCGGGATGTGTTCGCGAATTACAGCAAGGAAGTGAGACCCATCATTAGCAAGGATAAACCAGTGGTTGTTAACTTTGATATGATGTTCAGTCAGCTAGTGGAACTG AATGGACGTAGCCAGATTATGACAAGCAAAGTATGGATCAGACAG agTTGGAATAACCCTTTCCTGAAGTGGAATCCGGATGATTATGGTGGTGTAAAGTTTATAAATATTGATCCAAAACTCATTTGGAAGCCGGATATTGTTCTTTACAACAG CATTCAGAGCGACAGTGGGGAGATGTACAAATTCAACACCAAAGTGGTTATCAACCACAACGGCTCTTGTCAATGGTACGCACCAACGGAGGTCAAAACAGTCTGCAAAATCGACATCACTTATTTCCCCTTCGATCAGCAGCGCTGCATTATGGTCTTTGGATCGTGGACCTATACAAGTTCCTCGCTCAACCTCAAACTGGCTCGCAAAGAAGTGGACTTATCGGGATACATTTTAAACGGTGAATGGGATTTGGTTTCTGCTGATGCTGTGCGTAATGTTGTCAAATACAGTTGCTGTCCAGATCCTTTTATAGACATCACTTACAACCTGACTTTGAGAAGAAGGGTCACGTTTTATCTCAACAATCTGATCTTCCCGTGCGTTGCACTAGCGATTTTAACCGTATTTGCGTTCTTCTTACCTCCCGAGGCAGGAGAAAGAATCTCGTTGATCATAACTATTCTTCTCGGCCTTACCGTTTACACTCTAATCTTCACAGAGAACATTCCGCCGACTTCTGAAGTTACGCCACTTCTGACAAAGTACTCCACGGCAATCATGGCTCTTCTGGGAACTTCTCTCGTTGTGTCTTGCTTGGTGCTCTGGACTTACCATCGAGACCCATCGACAAAAATGTCTATTTGTTTCAATTTTGTGGTTTTCAAATTCCTTGCCAAGCTCCTTGGAGTGAAGGTTGAATCAGAAGAAGCATCAAAAGAGCAGCCAAAGCGAAAATGCACTCCAGTCATGGTTGGAGACCGCTGGCCAACATATTTTCCAGTTCAACGGCGCACTGTTAGTGAAAACGGGAATGCAAGTCCCCGTCGCTCACCGAAGCAGATCTCTCCGACTGACAATGCACAGGaattcgtttatccctcgcacATTGAACGAAAATTTGACCAAGTTATCGCAAAGCTGGAAGCTGTAGCAAGTTCTCTGACATGCGATCAAGAAGAggagagcaagaaaaagaaatggcaGACTGCTGCTCAAATCATTGACAAATTTTTCTTCTGGTTGTTCACTATTATAGTGATTGTAGTGACAGTGGTAATGTATTTTACGATACCCAAGTACGATTAG